A single window of Nicotiana tomentosiformis chromosome 1, ASM39032v3, whole genome shotgun sequence DNA harbors:
- the LOC104109408 gene encoding QWRF motif-containing protein 7-like has product MSSVQRRQQPIDVSKENGGARVQQQQDVMQSRGGKMSSRLDTPTVTGAARIVPSRYRQTPQSLLRSSSTSNPGFASVSAAAKLLQEAISTPVNPCSVSSGDGAVVHKKLSKVSTGNDADGCAAAAESNSCPNSPVCTQRKQQQIKFSKEHGSTRVHQQQLADVLQSKSSKTSSRLDTPTVTGAARIIPSRYKTPQSLHRHCPTNNSGGTLVSAADKLLREATATPVNPCTVSQDDGALVSRKLSKVSTCHDVDSGAAATTKGSSCPSSPVCTQTTKGSSCPSSPVCTQSNKTRTLSTVRSSMPEVDRCLTERNRDNNSRTFDDCSSYKPASSSCARSLHLPTAGNENSSSWLSLKPNDMFASIPSRSSFKMGSLCLPPHPTSNKLGPDARKGRKGFCDQEDVHSFKLLYNRYLQWRFANARAEASMHSQRQDNEGRLYSFAHQLSGLREAVHRKRAELGYLKRIKTLSTILEAQLPCLEEWANLEEDYSTSLSGTTGALRNCSLRLPISAEVQVNTRELGEALNSSTKVMEMISLQIQNFMQKAEETESLISELARVSGVERALVEECGDLLLKTYISQVTEWSLRGQMIQMHRNNLHQVQKE; this is encoded by the coding sequence ATGTCCTCTGTTCAGAGAAGGCAGCAACCTATAGATGTTTCAAAGGAAAATGGAGGCGCCAGAGTACAGCAACAACAAGATGTTATGCAGTCAAGAGGTGGTAAGATGTCCTCGAGGCTCGACACCCCTACAGTGACAGGTGCTGCTAGGATTGTCCCATCTAGATATAGGCAAACTCCTCAGTCCTTACTCCGTTCTAGTTCAACGAGTAATCCTGGATTTGCATCGGTCAGTGCTGCTGCTAAACTGTTACAGGAGGCTATTTCTACTCCTGTAAATCCTTGTTCAGTGTCAAGTGGTGATGGAGCAGTTGTGCATAAAAAGCTCTCCAAAGTTTCAACAGGCAATGATGCTGATGGCTGTGCTGCTGCTGCTGAGAGCAATTCATGCCCGAATTCTCCGGTCTGCACTCAGAGAAAGCAGCAGCAAATTAAATTTTCTAAGGAACATGGCAGCACTAGAGTACATCAACAGCAACTTGCAGATGTTTTGCAATCAAAAAGTAGCAAAACCTCCTCAAGACTTGACACACCTACAGTGACTGGTGCTGCTAGGATTATCCCGTCTAGATATAAGACTCCTCAGTCTTTACACCGTCACTGTCCAACCAATAATTCTGGAGGAACATTGGTCAGTGCCGCTGATAAATTATTGCGGGAGGCTACTGCTACACCTGTGAATCCGTGTACAGTATCTCAGGATGATGGAGCATTAGTCTCCAGAAAGCTTTCAAAAGTTTCGACTTGTCATGATGTCGATTCTGGTGCTGCTGCTACTACTAAGGGAAGTTCATGCCCGAGTTCTCCAGTTTGCACTCAGACTACTAAGGGAAGTTCATGTCCGAGTTCTCCAGTTTGCACCCAGAGCAATAAGACGCGGACATTATCAACGGTGAGGTCTTCTATGCCCGAGGTTGATAGATGTCTTACTGAGAGAAATAGAGACAATAATAGCAGAACATTTGATGATTGCAGTTCTTATAAACCTGCATCTTCTAGTTGCGCTCGTTCACTGCATTTGCCAACTGCTGGCAACGAAAATTCCTCCTCTTGGCTGTCTCTCAAACCAAATGACATGTTTGCTTCCATCCCTTCTAGATCTTCTTTCAAAATGGGGAGCCTTTGCTTGCCTCCACATCCAACATCCAATAAACTGGGACCAGATGCAAGGAAAGGAAGGAAGGGTTTCTGTGATCAAGAAGATGTGCATTCCTTCAAGTTGCTCTATAATCGTTACCTTCAATGGCGATTTGCGAATGCCAGAGCAGAGGCCTCTATGCATTCTCAAAGACAGGACAATGAGGGAAGACTTTATTCTTTTGCACACCAGTTATCTGGTTTACGTGAAGCTGTTCACCGGAAACGCGCTGAACTTGGTTATTTGAAAAGGATCAAAACTTTATCCACTATTCTTGAAGCACAATTACCATGTCTTGAGGAATGGGCTAACCTGGAAGAGGATTACTCAACTTCTCTTTCAGGTACAACTGGTGCCTTGCGCAATTGCTCTCTAAGACTTCCTATCAGCGCGGAAGTTCAGGTTAATACAAGAGAGTTAGGAGAGGCTCTTAATTCATCTACAAAGGTGATGGAAATGATCAGTTTGCAGATTCAGAACTTTATGCAAAAGGCAGAAGAAACAGAAAGTTTAATATCTGAACTAGCTAGAGTGAGTGGTGTAGAGAGAGCTCTTGTTGAGGAATGTGGGGATTTATTGTTGAAGACATATATCTCACAGGTGACAGAATGGAGTTTAAGGGGACAGATGATTCAAATGCATAGAAACAACCTTCATCAAGTTCAGAAAGAGTGA